Proteins from one Pseudarthrobacter sp. BIM B-2242 genomic window:
- the istA gene encoding IS21 family transposase has translation MVRKIRAKLVLQLRAEGLSGRAIAASQGMSRKSITAVLEAADAAGVVWDEIADSSDREVYARLFPGRGEHQSVFAQPDWDQVHREMARVGVTLKLLHGEYADSCAAAGEPVMGYDRFCRTYQRHVLVTGVASRVGHKAGQTVEVDWSGPTMQLTDPVTGKARTVYLFVACLPFSRYAFVEPALDMKQDTWLRAHVAMFEAFTGSVPRIVPDNLKTGVIKHPREGEVVLNDAYREMAAHYSAAVLPGRVRAPKDKASVENTVAHVATWVIAGLRQRQFTSLTELRAAIIERVAAYNAELFQKRPGSRASVFAAEEQPLLTGLPAVAYEISRWVYGRRVGRNGHVVWERNYYSVPFAHVGTTVDLRITDRVIQAYRGTERLTSHLLLPEGAANEYRTNDADLPAGEKYRQWDALRVREWAGRIGPAAVTVVNRIFESVPVDEQGLDAALAVLRLSRRYSAERLEAACRLALAGRVRSPRYAHLQPILATEQDKAAGLRPPRDEPAEHGGYVRGAEYYAGGAK, from the coding sequence ATGGTACGGAAGATCAGGGCGAAGCTGGTGTTGCAGTTGCGCGCCGAGGGCCTGTCGGGCCGGGCAATCGCAGCGTCGCAGGGAATGTCCCGGAAGAGCATCACGGCGGTGCTGGAGGCAGCCGACGCGGCCGGGGTGGTGTGGGACGAGATCGCCGACAGCTCTGACAGGGAGGTGTATGCCCGGTTGTTCCCGGGGCGCGGTGAGCATCAAAGCGTGTTCGCGCAGCCGGACTGGGACCAGGTGCATCGGGAGATGGCCCGGGTCGGGGTGACGCTGAAGCTGCTGCATGGCGAGTACGCCGATTCATGCGCCGCTGCCGGTGAGCCGGTGATGGGCTATGACCGTTTCTGCAGGACCTACCAGCGGCACGTGCTGGTAACGGGAGTGGCATCGAGGGTCGGACACAAGGCCGGGCAAACGGTGGAGGTCGACTGGTCGGGGCCGACAATGCAGTTAACCGATCCGGTCACGGGCAAGGCCAGGACCGTATATCTGTTCGTGGCGTGCCTGCCTTTCAGCCGGTACGCGTTCGTCGAACCCGCTCTGGACATGAAGCAAGACACCTGGCTGCGGGCCCACGTGGCGATGTTCGAGGCCTTCACCGGGTCGGTGCCGCGGATCGTGCCGGACAATCTGAAGACCGGGGTCATCAAGCATCCCCGCGAGGGCGAGGTCGTGCTCAACGACGCCTACCGCGAGATGGCGGCGCACTACTCGGCGGCGGTGCTGCCCGGACGTGTCAGGGCGCCGAAGGACAAAGCCAGCGTGGAAAACACGGTCGCCCACGTGGCTACCTGGGTCATCGCCGGGCTGCGCCAACGGCAATTCACGTCGTTGACGGAGCTCAGGGCCGCCATCATCGAGCGCGTGGCGGCCTACAACGCGGAGCTGTTCCAGAAGCGGCCCGGGTCCAGGGCCAGTGTGTTCGCAGCCGAGGAACAGCCCCTGCTGACGGGATTGCCGGCGGTTGCCTACGAGATCAGCAGGTGGGTCTACGGGCGCCGGGTGGGCCGGAACGGGCACGTGGTCTGGGAGCGGAACTACTATTCGGTGCCCTTCGCCCATGTCGGCACCACGGTGGACCTGCGGATCACCGATCGGGTAATTCAGGCCTACCGGGGCACCGAACGGCTGACCAGCCACCTGCTGCTGCCCGAGGGCGCGGCCAATGAATACCGCACCAACGACGCCGACCTGCCCGCCGGCGAGAAGTACCGGCAATGGGATGCGCTCCGGGTGCGGGAGTGGGCCGGACGGATCGGCCCGGCGGCGGTGACCGTGGTCAACCGGATCTTCGAGTCCGTCCCGGTCGACGAGCAGGGCCTGGACGCAGCACTGGCCGTGCTGCGGCTCTCCCGGCGCTACTCCGCCGAACGCCTCGAGGCAGCCTGTCGGCTCGCGTTGGCAGGCCGGGTGCGGTCCCCGCGGTATGCGCACCTGCAGCCGATCCTGGCCACAGAGCAGGACAAGGCCGCCGGTCTCAGACCACCACGGGATGAACCCGCCGAACACGGCGGATACGTGCGCGGCGCCGAATACTACGCAGGGGGTGCCAAGTGA
- a CDS encoding ATP-binding protein, translating to MSGIDLETKRKLREMGASPMLEALEAQDETLVLGMAFEERLRLVVDEAHSGFNHAKVEGLIRRAGLRYPGADLRRLDLVDERGLDRNVIAQLGTCSFIERQQNVVFQGFTGSGKSYLGCALAKQACQHRIRAHYVRMPDLEEAWALAKDKPQGQTKFLNKYAAFTLLVIDEWLLDHPDEGMRSMLLELLERRYDTASTVFCTQYAKKDWHQRLGSGVHADAIMDRIVHNTIWVDTGNHNMRQHATMKQ from the coding sequence GTGAGCGGGATCGATCTCGAGACCAAACGCAAGCTCCGTGAGATGGGCGCCTCCCCGATGCTGGAAGCGCTCGAGGCCCAGGACGAGACGCTCGTGCTCGGCATGGCCTTCGAGGAACGGCTCCGCCTGGTCGTCGACGAGGCCCACTCCGGGTTCAACCACGCCAAGGTCGAGGGACTGATCCGGCGGGCCGGGCTACGCTACCCGGGCGCGGATCTGCGCCGGCTCGACCTCGTGGACGAGCGTGGCCTGGATCGGAACGTGATCGCCCAGCTCGGCACGTGTTCGTTCATCGAACGGCAGCAGAACGTCGTGTTTCAGGGATTCACCGGATCCGGGAAATCCTACCTGGGGTGCGCACTGGCCAAGCAGGCCTGCCAGCACCGGATCCGGGCCCACTACGTCCGCATGCCCGACCTTGAGGAAGCCTGGGCGCTGGCGAAGGACAAGCCCCAGGGGCAGACTAAATTCCTGAACAAGTACGCGGCCTTCACCCTGCTCGTGATCGACGAATGGCTTCTCGACCACCCCGACGAGGGCATGCGCAGCATGCTCCTGGAGTTACTGGAGCGCCGGTACGACACGGCATCGACCGTGTTCTGCACCCAGTACGCCAAGAAAGACTGGCACCAACGGCTCGGCTCCGGGGTCCACGCCGATGCGATCATGGACCGCATCGTGCACAACACCATCTGGGTCGATACCGGCAACCACAACATGCGCCAACACGCCACCATGAAGCAGTAA
- a CDS encoding IS3 family transposase (programmed frameshift), translating into MARRHTPEQVIAKVRQGQKMLNDGRPMLEVIKELQITEATWYRWLNQYGSEKNAEASKRTKELEKENARLKRLLAEKELAIDILNEVAKGKFLSPEPRRRAVRMAVEKFGASERFACKVLGQNRSAFRKKKPDMGFEEAQLRSELRAIAVKHPAWGWRKARWHLLAQPAWDGVALNRKRVRRLWRDEGLTCKPRARKKRRTGPGAGEQKRLTAQYPMHVVSFDFQSDVTSCGRHIRFFNVIDEYTRTALAVIPRRSFKASDVVAVLENIIAETGAAPAYLRCDNGPEFTAAALIEWCNTAGVDTAFIDPGSPWQNGFIESFNAQFRREQLSGEIMDTMAEAKYLAEEWKAIYNHERPHGSLDGMTPKRYWETWTQENQLATA; encoded by the exons ATGGCACGCAGACACACCCCTGAGCAGGTCATCGCCAAGGTCCGGCAGGGCCAGAAGATGCTCAATGACGGCCGCCCGATGCTCGAGGTCATCAAGGAACTCCAGATCACCGAGGCGACCTGGTACCGCTGGCTGAACCAGTACGGGTCCGAGAAGAACGCCGAAGCGTCCAAACGGACCAAGGAGCTGGAGAAGGAGAACGCCCGGCTCAAGCGGCTGTTGGCGGAGAAAGAACTGGCCATCGACATCCTGAACGAGGTGGCCAAGGGAAAAT TTCTGAGCCCCGAGCCCCGCCGCCGTGCCGTGCGCATGGCGGTGGAGAAGTTCGGGGCGTCCGAACGCTTCGCCTGCAAGGTTTTGGGGCAGAACCGGTCCGCGTTCCGCAAGAAGAAACCCGACATGGGCTTCGAGGAAGCCCAGCTCCGCTCGGAGCTACGTGCCATCGCGGTCAAGCACCCGGCGTGGGGCTGGCGGAAGGCCCGCTGGCACCTGCTGGCCCAGCCGGCCTGGGACGGGGTGGCGCTGAACAGGAAGCGGGTGCGCCGGCTCTGGCGCGACGAAGGCCTGACCTGTAAACCCAGGGCGAGGAAGAAGCGCCGCACCGGGCCCGGCGCCGGGGAACAGAAACGCCTCACAGCCCAGTACCCGATGCATGTGGTCAGCTTCGACTTCCAGTCCGACGTGACCTCCTGCGGGCGGCATATCCGGTTCTTCAACGTCATCGACGAATACACGCGCACGGCGCTGGCGGTCATCCCGCGGAGGTCGTTCAAAGCATCGGATGTGGTCGCGGTGCTGGAGAACATCATCGCCGAAACCGGCGCCGCACCGGCCTACCTCAGGTGTGACAACGGCCCCGAATTCACGGCCGCCGCACTGATCGAATGGTGTAATACCGCCGGAGTCGACACCGCGTTCATCGACCCGGGATCACCCTGGCAGAACGGCTTCATCGAATCCTTCAACGCCCAATTCAGAAGGGAACAACTCTCCGGAGAAATCATGGACACCATGGCCGAAGCCAAGTATTTGGCCGAGGAATGGAAAGCTATCTACAATCATGAACGGCCCCACGGATCCCTGGACGGCATGACGCCGAAACGCTACTGGGAAACATGGACGCAAGAAAACCAATTAGCTACCGCATAG
- a CDS encoding FlgT C-terminal domain-containing protein, with the protein MPSIRGKVATVLDEDQIAINVGSNDGVQEGAKVVILREVNIPDPSIEGGSLGTAFVRKASLKVEIVEPRFSVARVSKVNRSQSLFMTNMEPEFVFVDDPAREGKGRLFVQANDPIEVSVSGN; encoded by the coding sequence ATGCCGTCCATCAGGGGCAAGGTCGCTACGGTTCTCGATGAGGATCAAATAGCAATCAACGTCGGAAGCAACGACGGCGTACAGGAAGGCGCGAAAGTTGTAATCCTTCGAGAGGTAAACATACCCGACCCATCGATAGAAGGTGGTTCGCTAGGTACTGCTTTTGTGAGAAAGGCAAGCCTAAAAGTTGAGATAGTTGAACCTCGATTCTCAGTGGCTCGTGTTTCGAAAGTCAATCGTTCACAAAGTCTCTTCATGACTAATATGGAACCGGAGTTCGTCTTCGTTGACGACCCCGCCCGTGAGGGTAAAGGGCGACTGTTTGTGCAGGCTAACGACCCTATCGAGGTGAGTGTCTCTGGGAATTAG
- a CDS encoding GAF domain-containing protein, with translation MDYGLRFSDPAKYSRALRRAHELVISGVPRPEIPTDLADSWRRSMALGISPDQHSPRHLHDVADVLELRREHRLQQVMPALHDLLADDSSSGRHLLVLTDANGEILWRVGSPQVLRRADRLEFFEGADWSEAGIGTNAISEALVTGRPVQLFSAEHLVRTHHEWACTAAPITDPLTGELLGVLDVSGPLDTLSADTLRMMRCAVRVAEALLGMPDGGNSAGAPSSVRASRQVVGRPAAAVESLELLGDRPAAVFRDGSRVPLTLRRAEILALLDSRSQGWSAEELAFELYGDAGTPQAIRTEMFRVRSMLGDAVESNPYRLVAGLAGCSDSGRVLRLLREGQVAQALEAYSAPLLSRSGALAVQLLRDQLDLAIGSAVRSSGDAGLLIRWLSTDTGAADFEAVEALGRLVGRGDARYLAFRASCGG, from the coding sequence TTGGACTACGGCCTGAGGTTTTCGGACCCGGCGAAGTACTCGCGCGCCCTGCGCCGCGCGCACGAACTGGTCATTTCCGGCGTCCCGCGCCCGGAGATCCCCACCGACCTGGCGGATTCGTGGCGCCGCTCCATGGCCCTGGGCATCAGCCCGGACCAGCACAGCCCGCGGCACCTGCACGACGTTGCCGACGTCCTGGAGCTGCGGCGGGAGCACCGGCTGCAGCAGGTCATGCCGGCGCTGCACGACCTGCTCGCCGACGATTCCAGTTCCGGCCGGCACCTCCTGGTACTCACCGACGCCAACGGCGAGATCCTGTGGCGCGTGGGCAGCCCGCAGGTACTGCGGCGCGCGGACCGGCTGGAGTTCTTTGAGGGGGCGGACTGGTCCGAGGCCGGCATCGGCACCAACGCCATCAGCGAGGCGCTGGTCACCGGCCGGCCGGTGCAACTGTTCTCCGCCGAGCACCTGGTCCGCACGCACCACGAGTGGGCCTGCACGGCGGCGCCCATCACGGACCCTTTGACGGGTGAACTGCTGGGCGTGCTCGACGTCTCGGGACCGCTGGACACCCTCAGCGCGGACACGCTGCGGATGATGCGGTGCGCGGTTCGAGTGGCGGAGGCGCTGCTGGGAATGCCCGACGGCGGGAACTCCGCGGGTGCCCCGTCTTCCGTTCGCGCGTCCCGGCAGGTGGTGGGCCGGCCGGCTGCCGCAGTGGAGTCACTGGAGCTTCTCGGCGACAGGCCCGCTGCGGTGTTCCGGGACGGCAGCCGGGTGCCGCTGACGCTCCGCCGGGCCGAGATCCTGGCGCTGCTGGATTCACGTTCGCAGGGCTGGAGCGCCGAGGAGCTCGCCTTCGAGCTGTATGGCGACGCGGGTACGCCGCAAGCCATTCGGACAGAAATGTTCCGGGTCCGCTCGATGCTGGGCGATGCCGTGGAGTCGAACCCGTACCGGTTGGTTGCGGGCCTGGCCGGCTGTTCGGATTCGGGACGGGTCCTGCGGCTGCTGCGCGAAGGGCAAGTGGCTCAGGCGCTCGAAGCGTACTCCGCTCCCCTGCTCAGCCGGTCAGGTGCCCTCGCGGTCCAGCTGCTCCGGGACCAGCTGGATCTTGCTATTGGATCGGCCGTGCGGTCCAGCGGCGACGCCGGGCTCCTCATCCGCTGGCTGTCCACGGATACGGGCGCCGCGGATTTTGAGGCCGTGGAGGCACTGGGCCGGCTAGTGGGACGCGGGGATGCGCGGTACCTGGCGTTCCGGGCGTCGTGCGGGGGTTGA
- a CDS encoding NAD(P)/FAD-dependent oxidoreductase, with translation MTETPTAAAQAWLTELDTALQRRDADAAVELFEDECYWRDFVAFTWNLKTLEGKADIRQMLEATLDHVQPSGWALSEDATGDAASTEAWITFETATARGYGHLRLRNGKCWTLLTTMQELKGFEEKKGPRREKSVAHEIIKGRRSWLEQKEEREARLGYEAQPYTVIIGGGQGGIGLAARLRRLGVPTLVIEKNQKPGDSWRNRYKSLHLHDPVWYDHMPYLKFPDDWPVFAAKDKIGDWLEHYTRIMELNYWGGTECVGAEYDDGTQEWVVSVVRDGVPVTLRPKQLVFALGVSGYPNIPAFDGAGSFLGEQRHSSQHPGGGDWTGKKAVVIGSNNSAHDICADLWEHGADVTMVQRSSTHIARSESLMDLALGGLYSEKALANGVTTEKADLLFASLPMRILPEAQVPVYQAMAERDAAFYSQLEAAGFDLDFGVDGSGLFVKYLRRGSGYYIDVGASQLIIDGRVQLRSGEVSKITGNAVVLSDGTELEADLIVYATGYGSMNGWLADLVSPEVADRVGKCWGYGSDTPKDPGPWEGELRNMWKPTNVPNLWIHGGNLHQSRHYSAYLALQLKARMEGLETPVYELQATHHPR, from the coding sequence ATGACCGAGACACCCACCGCAGCCGCGCAGGCCTGGCTGACGGAACTGGATACCGCTCTGCAGCGGCGCGACGCGGACGCCGCCGTCGAACTTTTCGAGGACGAATGCTACTGGCGCGACTTCGTGGCGTTTACCTGGAACCTGAAGACGCTCGAAGGCAAGGCAGACATCCGGCAGATGCTCGAGGCCACGCTGGACCACGTGCAGCCTTCTGGTTGGGCGCTCTCCGAGGACGCCACGGGCGACGCCGCCAGCACGGAAGCCTGGATCACCTTCGAAACCGCTACCGCCCGCGGCTACGGCCACCTCCGGCTGCGGAACGGCAAATGCTGGACGCTGCTCACCACCATGCAGGAGCTGAAGGGCTTCGAAGAGAAGAAGGGCCCGCGCCGCGAGAAGAGCGTGGCACACGAGATCATCAAGGGCCGGCGCTCCTGGCTGGAACAGAAGGAGGAGCGCGAGGCGCGGCTCGGCTACGAGGCGCAGCCCTACACGGTGATCATCGGCGGCGGGCAGGGCGGCATCGGCCTCGCGGCCCGGCTGCGGCGCCTGGGCGTCCCCACCCTCGTCATCGAGAAGAACCAGAAGCCGGGCGACTCCTGGCGGAACCGCTACAAGTCCCTGCACCTGCACGACCCCGTCTGGTACGACCACATGCCCTACCTGAAGTTCCCCGACGACTGGCCCGTCTTCGCCGCCAAGGACAAGATCGGCGACTGGCTGGAGCACTACACCCGGATCATGGAGCTGAACTACTGGGGCGGCACCGAGTGCGTGGGCGCCGAGTACGACGACGGCACCCAGGAATGGGTGGTCAGCGTCGTTCGTGATGGGGTGCCTGTGACGCTGCGCCCCAAGCAGCTGGTCTTCGCCCTGGGCGTCTCCGGCTACCCGAACATTCCCGCGTTCGACGGCGCGGGCTCCTTCCTGGGGGAGCAGCGCCACTCCTCGCAGCACCCGGGCGGCGGGGACTGGACCGGGAAGAAGGCCGTGGTGATCGGCTCCAACAACTCCGCGCACGATATCTGCGCAGACCTGTGGGAGCACGGCGCCGACGTCACCATGGTGCAGCGGTCCTCCACCCACATCGCCCGGAGCGAATCGCTGATGGATCTGGCACTGGGGGGTCTGTATTCGGAGAAGGCTTTGGCGAACGGGGTCACCACGGAGAAGGCCGACCTGCTGTTCGCCTCGCTGCCCATGCGGATCCTGCCCGAGGCGCAGGTGCCCGTGTACCAGGCGATGGCTGAGCGGGATGCCGCGTTCTACTCCCAGCTGGAGGCCGCCGGGTTCGACCTGGACTTCGGCGTGGACGGGTCCGGTCTGTTCGTGAAGTACCTGCGGCGCGGCTCCGGCTACTACATCGACGTCGGCGCCTCGCAGCTGATCATCGACGGCCGGGTGCAGCTTCGCTCGGGGGAGGTTTCGAAGATCACAGGGAACGCGGTGGTCCTTAGTGATGGCACCGAGCTGGAGGCTGACCTGATTGTCTACGCCACCGGCTACGGCTCCATGAACGGCTGGCTGGCGGACCTGGTTTCGCCCGAGGTGGCGGACCGGGTGGGCAAGTGTTGGGGATACGGCTCAGACACCCCGAAGGACCCGGGCCCCTGGGAAGGGGAGCTGCGCAACATGTGGAAGCCCACCAACGTGCCCAACCTCTGGATCCACGGCGGAAACCTTCACCAGAGCCGGCACTACTCCGCGTACCTGGCCCTGCAGCTCAAGGCCCGGATGGAGGGTCTGGAAACGCCGGTGTACGAGCTGCAGGCAACGCACCACCCCCGCTAA
- a CDS encoding glycoside hydrolase family 32 protein: MTHRISRRAVLQGSGVGALALFAGSAIPVAAHAQSSLRAVYHMTPPSGWLCDPQRPVYTNGGYQLYYLHSGQNNGPGGWDHATTSDGVSFTHHGVVMPLQPDFPVWSGSAVVDTANTAGFGAGAVIALATQPTDGIRKYQDQYLYWSTDGGYTFTALPHPVIVNTDGRTATTPAEIENAEWFRDPKIHWDQVRSEWVCVIGRARYAALYTSPNLRDWQWKSNFDYPNPALGGIECPDLFTMTADDGTRHWVLGASMDAYSIGLPMTYAYWTGTWNGTAFIADNLTPQWLDWGWDWYAAVTWPSVEAPETKRLAVAWMNNWKYAARDVPTDASDGYNGQNSIVRELRLEHQPNGWYSLLSSPVEALSGHVTATTTLPDRTVNGSSVLPWSGRAYELELDISWDAAANVGVSVGRSSDGLRHTNVGKYGAELYVDRAPSDQSGYSLTPYSRAAAPIDANARSVHLRIFVDTQSVEVFVNAGHTVLSQQVHFADGDTGISLYADGGPADFTGMRIREFGSPV; this comes from the coding sequence ATGACGCACCGCATCTCACGACGTGCTGTCCTGCAAGGCTCAGGCGTTGGGGCTCTTGCCCTTTTCGCTGGCAGCGCCATACCCGTTGCAGCGCATGCGCAGTCATCCCTGCGGGCGGTCTATCACATGACTCCGCCCTCGGGCTGGCTCTGCGACCCGCAGCGCCCCGTCTATACCAATGGCGGCTACCAGCTCTACTACCTGCACTCCGGGCAGAATAACGGCCCGGGCGGATGGGATCACGCGACCACCAGCGATGGCGTGTCCTTTACCCACCACGGCGTGGTGATGCCATTGCAGCCCGATTTCCCGGTGTGGTCGGGATCGGCCGTCGTGGACACAGCCAACACGGCTGGGTTCGGCGCCGGGGCGGTGATCGCACTCGCCACGCAGCCGACAGACGGGATCCGCAAGTATCAGGATCAGTACCTCTACTGGTCCACCGACGGCGGCTACACCTTCACCGCACTCCCCCACCCGGTGATCGTCAACACTGACGGCCGCACGGCCACAACACCAGCCGAGATCGAAAACGCGGAGTGGTTCCGCGACCCCAAGATCCACTGGGACCAAGTACGCAGCGAATGGGTGTGTGTGATCGGACGGGCACGTTACGCAGCCTTGTACACCTCCCCGAACCTTCGGGATTGGCAGTGGAAATCCAATTTCGACTACCCAAACCCTGCGCTCGGCGGGATCGAGTGCCCGGATCTGTTCACCATGACGGCCGACGACGGCACACGGCATTGGGTGCTCGGTGCGAGCATGGATGCCTACAGTATCGGCCTGCCGATGACCTACGCATATTGGACGGGCACCTGGAACGGCACGGCGTTCATCGCCGACAACCTCACACCGCAGTGGCTCGACTGGGGCTGGGACTGGTACGCCGCTGTGACGTGGCCATCGGTCGAGGCGCCGGAGACAAAACGTCTTGCGGTCGCCTGGATGAACAACTGGAAGTACGCGGCCCGCGACGTACCCACCGATGCATCCGACGGGTACAACGGGCAGAACTCGATCGTGCGGGAACTGCGGCTTGAGCACCAACCGAACGGCTGGTACAGCCTGCTCAGCTCCCCCGTTGAGGCGCTTTCGGGCCACGTCACCGCGACCACCACGCTTCCTGACCGCACCGTCAACGGCAGCTCCGTGCTGCCGTGGAGCGGGCGCGCTTACGAGCTCGAGCTCGACATCTCATGGGACGCGGCTGCAAACGTTGGGGTATCGGTGGGCCGCTCCTCAGACGGATTGCGCCACACGAATGTTGGCAAGTACGGCGCCGAACTGTACGTCGACCGTGCGCCCTCGGACCAGAGCGGCTATTCGCTCACGCCTTACTCGCGTGCCGCCGCGCCTATCGACGCCAACGCGCGATCGGTACACCTGCGCATCTTCGTTGATACACAGAGCGTCGAAGTGTTCGTGAACGCCGGGCACACGGTCCTTTCGCAGCAAGTGCATTTCGCCGACGGCGACACCGGCATCTCGTTGTACGCCGACGGCGGCCCGGCGGACTTCACCGGAATGAGGATCCGCGAGTTCGGCAGCCCGGTCTAA
- a CDS encoding glycoside hydrolase, giving the protein MKRSIFFQPADGWVGDLIPFEKDGEFWLFYLHEVRSDPKPGTSWNLVTTKDLTQFEDQGVSLHHGSESDLDFNAYTGSIVVDDSGIHHLFYTGQNPRNLGPDGAPLQLVMHATSTDGMQTWVKHPELTFGAPDGYESGDWRDPFVFRDGTAGQWRMLLAARHSAGTERRRGVIAQCVSSDLMTWEHTEPFWDPRRYITHECPDVFEWGGWWYMVYSEFSESFTTRYRMAKGPDGPWSVPDRDSIDGRAFYASKTAERDGRRFFFGWIATKEGKRDGGPWQWAGTMSVLEARQNPDGTLGFGFADELVDSFWDDVPVSLTGGLPTRLEVPDGYTAVVSDEELPSQFYARAVLNIEANTTECGLLLRSSEDGDQAYVLRLEPKRGRMVFDRWPRRVTGDAQWHVSGDIPFEIELERPCDLTPGEHTLELVVEGDLCVAVLDRQVALSTRIYDLPAGRIGVFAGEGSAILTELQIRTRTDN; this is encoded by the coding sequence ATGAAACGCTCAATCTTTTTCCAGCCCGCCGACGGCTGGGTTGGGGACCTCATCCCCTTCGAGAAGGACGGGGAGTTCTGGCTCTTCTACCTCCACGAGGTCCGCTCAGACCCGAAGCCGGGAACCTCATGGAATCTCGTCACCACGAAGGACCTCACGCAGTTCGAGGACCAGGGAGTTTCGCTCCACCACGGAAGCGAGTCCGATCTGGACTTCAACGCTTACACGGGCAGCATCGTGGTCGATGACTCCGGCATTCACCATCTGTTCTACACGGGACAGAACCCTCGCAACCTCGGTCCGGACGGCGCACCCCTGCAACTCGTCATGCACGCCACAAGCACCGATGGCATGCAGACCTGGGTGAAACACCCGGAGCTCACTTTCGGCGCCCCGGACGGCTATGAGTCCGGAGACTGGCGGGATCCTTTCGTTTTCCGGGACGGCACCGCCGGCCAGTGGCGGATGCTGCTGGCGGCCCGGCACTCCGCCGGAACCGAACGCCGTCGCGGCGTCATCGCCCAGTGCGTCTCCAGCGACCTGATGACGTGGGAGCACACCGAGCCGTTCTGGGATCCGCGCCGCTACATCACCCATGAGTGCCCGGACGTCTTCGAGTGGGGCGGCTGGTGGTACATGGTCTACTCGGAGTTCTCCGAATCGTTCACCACCCGGTACCGCATGGCAAAGGGCCCCGACGGTCCCTGGAGCGTCCCGGACCGGGACAGCATCGACGGCCGCGCGTTCTACGCGTCAAAGACCGCCGAGCGGGACGGGCGGCGCTTCTTCTTTGGCTGGATCGCCACCAAGGAAGGAAAGCGCGACGGCGGTCCCTGGCAGTGGGCGGGCACCATGTCCGTCCTGGAGGCACGGCAAAACCCCGACGGCACCCTGGGATTCGGCTTCGCGGACGAACTCGTCGACAGCTTCTGGGATGACGTCCCCGTATCCCTGACAGGCGGCCTGCCCACGCGGCTGGAGGTACCGGACGGGTATACCGCCGTCGTCTCCGATGAAGAGCTGCCCAGCCAGTTCTACGCCCGGGCAGTACTCAACATCGAAGCCAACACCACCGAATGCGGGCTGTTGCTGCGTTCAAGCGAAGACGGGGACCAGGCCTACGTTCTGCGCCTGGAACCGAAACGCGGCCGCATGGTGTTCGACCGGTGGCCACGGAGAGTCACCGGCGACGCGCAGTGGCACGTCTCCGGGGACATACCGTTCGAGATCGAACTGGAACGTCCCTGCGACCTGACTCCCGGCGAGCACACCCTCGAACTCGTCGTCGAAGGGGACCTGTGCGTGGCCGTTCTGGACCGGCAGGTTGCCCTTAGTACCAGGATCTACGACTTGCCAGCGGGGCGTATTGGCGTCTTCGCGGGGGAGGGGTCCGCAATTCTTACCGAACTTCAGATACGCACACGCACAGACAACTAA